A window of Juglans regia cultivar Chandler chromosome 7, Walnut 2.0, whole genome shotgun sequence contains these coding sequences:
- the LOC108985879 gene encoding BON1-associated protein 2-like has product MFSTASRTLEITVISGEDIRNKRKPVKKNVFAVIRTDSQPLCRTETDKDGGSYPYWNEKHNVDIPVHARFITVEVQCKTSVGDKTLGMATIPVSDFVGGFVPQSYLHFLSYRLRDSNGERNGIINVSVKAKVPEYAASSCSSATTIGVPFGKTSCYGGVVPGVPVGVPIMKQYYQG; this is encoded by the coding sequence ATGTTTAGCACGGCATCCCGCACCCTTGAGATCACTGTGATTTCTGGTGAAGATATACGAAACAAACGGAAACCCGTCAAGAAGAATGTTTTCGCCGTAATCCGAACGGATTCGCAGCCCCTCTGCAGAACAGAGACGGACAAGGACGGCGGGAGCTATCCTTACTGGAATGAAAAGCACAACGTGGACATTCCAGTGCATGCGCGGTTTATAACAGTAGAGGTACAATGTAAAACCTCCGTCGGGGACAAAACATTGGGGATGGCAACGATTCCGGTGTCAGATTTCGTCGGAGGTTTTGTGCCGCAGAGTTATCTGCATTTTTTGAGTTACAGATTGAGAGACAGTAATGGGGAGAGGAATGGGATTATCAATGTCTCTGTAAAGGCAAAAGTCCCAGAATATGCAGCCTCATCGTGCTCGAGTGCCACCACCATTGGAGTACCTTTCGGGAAGACATCGTGTTATGGAGGGGTTGTCCCTGGCGTTCCTGTTGGTGTTCCTATCATGAAACAGTACTATCAAGGCTAA
- the LOC108985880 gene encoding uncharacterized protein LOC108985880 has product MVSTTPPLSSSSCDDAVPKPVSFQGRITGPTRRSTKGGWTEEEDKILAVAVQKFNGKNWKKIAECVPDRTDVQCLHRWQKVLNPDLVKGPWNKEEDDLIIELVAKQGKKKWSEIAKFLPGRIGKQCRERWHNHLNPDIKKTAWTKEEELILIKTHQTYGNKWAEIAKFLDGRTENSIKNHWNCSVRKKLESINLASGSGPYSHKAKAECIKSEEVKESCDQKLNFEGSADTCSLDLILDMRESNLQPSNKVDCRSLKGGENDLTKPRCRTNLHDGDAASCGLSGKQCQERANNGNTFREPYHAAIKTNELCYTSSSHQVKFKCLDEQVHEPDKSVNPLPSGGLSRPLQLSLCTRSDVSGCNILTSNFLHGLAFPAAARRLHESSYVPQHNVCYADYFENRNSKLCGQNKDPLSSRMACETYEESTVFRAPANLEDSYSSLCYKPLFQKDLNSLLKTGTFPSTDSYIQTASSPVSFNTPSSHNTGITVDGSSPESILRSAARSFINTPSIIRKRRLKISRKFDNLNQKDGVCSLEENRDNSDNSHHLLSCDRHDNNGVPSNEKQLFLPPPKSQKLGSSAAVKSIEKCLEHAFDSEWASTNIK; this is encoded by the exons ATGGTTTCTACAACTCCTCCGTTGTCTTCTAGCAGCTGTGATGATGCGGTTCCCAAGCCAGTCTCCTTTCAagg GCGGATAACAGGCCCTACAAGACGATCAACGAAGGGAGGATGGACAGAGGAGGAG GATAAGATATTAGCTGTTGCCGTTCAAAAGTTCAATGGCAAGAACTGGAAAAAGATTG CTGAATGCGTTCCTGATAGAACTGATGTTCAGTGCCTGCATCGCTGGCAGAAGGTTCTCAATCCCGATCTTGTTAAAGGGCCTTGGAATAAGGAG GAAGATGATCTCATCATTGAGCTGGTTGCAAAGCaggggaaaaagaaatggtCTGAGATAGCAAAATTCTTGCCAGGCCGGATAGGCAAGCAATGTAGAGAAAG GTGGCACAACCATTTAAATCCGGATATAAAAAAAACAGCATGGACCAAAGAAGAGGAATTGATTCTCATTAAGACCCACCAAACATATGGGAACAAGTGGGCTGAAATAGCGAAGTTTCTGGATGGAAG GAcagaaaattcaataaaaaatcactGGAACTGCTCGGTGAGGAAGAAATTAGAATCTATAAATTTAGCCAGTGGTTCTGGTCCTTACAGTCATAAAGCAAAAGCTGAATGCATAAAGTCTGAAGAGGTTAAAGAAAGCTGTGATCAGAAATTGAACTTTGAGGGAAGTGCAGACACTTGTTCACTGGATTTGATTCTTGACATGAGGGAAAGTAATTTGCAACCTTCAAATAAAGTGGATTGCAGGTCTTTGAAAGGAGGAGAAAATGACTTGACAAAACCCCGATGTAGAACAAATTTGCATGATGGGGATGCAGCTTCTTGTGGTCTGAGTGGCAAACAATGCCAGGAGCGTGCTAATAATGGCAACACATTCAGAGAGCCCTATCATGCAGCTATCAAGACCAATGAATTATGTTATACTTCCTCTAGTCATCAAGTAAAGTTTAAATGTCTAGATGAACAAGTCCATGAGCCTGATAAATCTGTCAATCCATTGCCTTCTGGAGGACTTTCTCGACCCTTGCAACTCTCTTTGTGTACACGTTCAGATGTTTCAGGGTGTAACATATTAACTTCTAATTTTCTTCATGGGTTAGCTTTTCCTGCCGCTGCAAGGAGATTGCATGAATCTTCTTATGTGCCACAACACAATGTTTGTTATGCGGACTACTTTGAAAATAGGAACTCAAAACTATGTGGCCAAAATAAGGATCCTCTTTCATCTAGGATGGCATGTGAAACTTATGAGGAAAGTACAGTTTTTCGAGCCCCTGCAAACTTGGAGGATTCATACAGTTCATTGTGCTATAAACCACTCTTCCAAAAGGATTTAAATTCACTTTTGAAAACTGGTACATTTCCAAGTACAGATAGCTATATTCAAACAGCTTCAAGTCCAGTTTCTTTTAATACGCCATCAAGCCACAATACAGGAATAACTGTTGATGGTAGCAGTCCAGAATCTATATTGAGGAGCGCTGCACGGAGTTTTATAAATACACCATCTATCATTAGAAAACGAAGACTCAAAATTTCCAGGAAATTTGACAATCTAAATCAGAAGGATGGTGTTTGTTCACTGGAAGAAAACAGAGATAACTCGGACAATAGTCACCACTTGTTATCATGTGACAGACATGATAACAATGGTGTTCCATCCAATGAGAAGCAACTTTTCCTGCCTCCTCCAAAGTCTCAGAAGCTTGGAAGTTCTGCTGCTGTAAAATCTATAGAAAAATGCCTGGAACATGCATTTGATTCTGAGTGGGCATCTACCAACATTAAATAG